In Actinomycetota bacterium, the DNA window CGACCACTATCCCTGGCGCAACGCCCTCTGCGGAAAGCGCCGATGATGCTGGCTGGCTGGCCAGAGCAACCGTACCCGCCCTGATGACATTGTCTTGCACCTGCACCCTCGCTGTGAAATATGCGCCGGCCATACCAACGCACATCACCAAGGCAAACCCTACGAGCACTACCCATAATCGTTTCATCGTTCCCCCAATTTCGCTCGGGCCACAGCACTTTGGCTGTAGCGATTCAGACGTCGCGGCCGCGTTCACGCATAATGCCCCCTGGACCGAAACAATCGCTTTCCCGTAGCTAAACTAAAGCTATCCCCCCAGTTGCAGTAGAAACGCAACGACCGGGCCACCCTGATGGTTGCGCCCGGTCGTATAGTGCTCTTTTTAGTTGCTAGGCCGCTCTGGCGCCCTTGGAAATCTCGACCAACTTTGCGAATGACGCAGGATCGTTGATGGCCATGTCCGACAAAATCTTGCGATCCAAGTCTACTCCTGCAAGCTTCAGTCCATTCATGAACTGCGAGTACGAGAGGCCACTGAGGCGTGCACCGGCATTGATTCTGACGATCCACAAGCGACGAATCTCGCGCTTCTTATTCCTGCGGTCGCGATATACATACTGGAGCGAATGCTGGACCTGCTCTTTGGCGGCGCGATAACTACGGCTCTTGGCTCCGTAGTAACCCTTGGCCTTCTCGAGTACGGTTCGTCTCTTCTTTCGGGCGCTGACACTACGTTTGATTCTGGGCATGTGTAATCACTCTCCTGGCTTATACGTGACTTGAAGAAATCAGGCGATTCCGAGTTGACGACGAATCGTTCTCTCATCGGACGGATGAACGTAGGACGATGCCTTGAAGGCCCTCTTGCGCTTGGGGCTCTTCTTCTCGAGTATGTGACTCTTGAAGGCATTAGCACGCTTGATCTTGCGTCCCGAGCCAGTGAGCTTGAACCTCTTGGCGGTGCTCTTGTGTGTTCTCATCTTGGGCATATCTGCACTCCTAACCTTCGTTACGAACTATCCCGATCAGTCAGACTCTTCTTCCTTCTTGGAAACGTCTTTCTTCACGGGCGCTATCATCATGAACATGTTCCTGCCATCAATCTTCGGTGGAGATTC includes these proteins:
- the rplT gene encoding 50S ribosomal protein L20, whose product is MPRIKRSVSARKKRRTVLEKAKGYYGAKSRSYRAAKEQVQHSLQYVYRDRRNKKREIRRLWIVRINAGARLSGLSYSQFMNGLKLAGVDLDRKILSDMAINDPASFAKLVEISKGARAA
- the rpmI gene encoding 50S ribosomal protein L35, with the translated sequence MPKMRTHKSTAKRFKLTGSGRKIKRANAFKSHILEKKSPKRKRAFKASSYVHPSDERTIRRQLGIA